The proteins below come from a single Alnus glutinosa chromosome 9, dhAlnGlut1.1, whole genome shotgun sequence genomic window:
- the LOC133877751 gene encoding G2/mitotic-specific cyclin S13-7-like, translated as MASRPIVPLQQPGGEGKLKNMPVEGRNRRVLQDIGNLVAKRAVEGKPHHAQISQNNAKELANAQAAGKGRAATKVVVPKKIVIKKKPIPEEVIVISSDEEDEGKNAGGRISREGSTRKNGKTFSSTLTARSKAACGLTKKPIENIDVADVDNELAVVEYLDDMYSFYKHTECASVVHDYMVKQPDINVKMRGILVDWLIEVHRKFELMPETLYLTINIVDRFLSEKAVSRRELQLVGISSMLIASKYEEIWAPEVNDFVCISDNAYVKEQILVTEKAILEKLGWLLTVPTPYVFLVRYIKASIPSDQAMENTVYFLAELGLMHYPTIISHCPSMIAASAVYAARCTLETTPFWTETLEHHTGYSEDQLKECAEVLVSLHSAAEESKLKAVYRKFSGSDRGTVALLTPAKSLSSKPLNSFSS; from the exons atggccTCAAGACCTATTGTTCCTCTGCAACAGCCCGGAG GTGAAGGGAAACTGAAAAATATGCCAGTAGAAGGAAGGAATAGGCGGGTTCTCCAAGATATTGGTAATCTGGTTGCTAAGAGAGCTGTGGAAGGGAAGCCTCATCATGCTCAGATTTCTCAGAACAATGCAAa GGAACTGGCTAATGCACAAGCAGCTGGTAAAGGCCGGGCAGCAACAAAGGTGGTTGTACCTAAGAAGATTGTAATCAAGAAGAAGCCCATACCCGAGGAGGTGATAGTGATTAGCTCTGATGAAGAGGACGAGGGTAAAAATGCTGGTGGAAGAATATCAAGAGAAGGTTCTACAAGGAAGAATGGAAAGACCTTCTCTTCAACCCTTACTGCCAGAAGCAAG GCTGCTTGTGGACTCACCAAGAAGCCAATCGAGAACATCGATGTAGCCGATGTCGACAACGAATTGGCAGTAGTTGAATACTTGGATGACATGTACAGCTTCTACAAGCACACTGAG TGTGCGAGTGTAGTGCACGACTACATGGTTAAGCAGCCAGACATAAATGTTAAGATGAGAGGAATCCTTGTAGACTGGCTGATAGAAGTTCATCGCAAGTTTGAACTCATGCCTGAAACCCTCTATCTCACAATAAACATTGTGGATCGGTTCCTTTCTGAGAAAGCTGTATCTAGGAGGGAACTTCAGTTGGTTGGAATAAGCTCCATGCTCATTGCAAGCAAATATGAAGAGATTTGGGCACCAGAG GTCAATGACTTCGTTTGCATCTCAGACAATGCCTATGTGAAAGAACAGATTTTGGTCACTGAGAAAGCAATCTTGGAAAAGCTGGGATGGTTATTGACTGTCCCTACTCCCTATGTCTTTCTTGTTCGATATATCAAGGCCTCTATTCCATCAGATCAGGCG ATGGAGAACACAGTGTATTTCCTAGCTGAACTTGGTTTAATGCACTATCCTACAATAATTTCGCACTGCCCTTCCATGATTGCTGCCTCTGCTGTATATGCTGCAAGATGTACACTTGAAACGACCCCTTTCTGGACTGAAACTCTAGAGCACCACACAGGCTACTCGGAAGATCAACTAAA GGAGTGCGCAGAGGTCTTGGTGAGCTTACATTCAGCAGCTGAAGAGAGCAAGCTGAAAGCAGTGTACAGGAAATTCTCAGGTTCGGATAGGGGCACTGTGGCTCTTCTCACGCCAGCCAAAAGCCTTTCAAGCAAACCATTGAACTCCTTCTCAAGTTAG
- the LOC133878330 gene encoding F-box/kelch-repeat protein At5g26960, with product MSESCNSRHFSWLMKSCFPNPNDTKSLSQTHILGDQCATTTVSSLPDDLLLECLSRVPPSSLPSISAVCPRWARLLDSSHFLDLRRSYRLLHHSVFAVSATDSGLYAASLRLQTDALWKVAFFLPDNAVSLGNFHGLLFHARLSAVGPKIFIIGRNAMVRYDTWSGTVVPRSAMIFPRKKFAAAVVSGKIYAAGGGPNAVEEYDPGSDTWRVVANAPRRRYGCIGASVDGVFYVIGGLKIGASGNEPSRTTANTEAHVYASSMDLYDVEARGWLRSRAVPGGGCAVAACAAAGHVYVLASHAVELSFWRFDARRKSIGNINANSNNSSSSGNSGFGEWCRLKSPPLPAQVRLDSTVRFSCVGVGEKVVLVQVTGCIDDLLRRSGRSSRGLREGLVLVYDSSGGEWSRAADLPEVIRRAACVSVEC from the coding sequence ATGTCAGAGAGCTGCAACTCTCGCCACTTCTCGTGGCTCATGAAATCCTGCTTCCCCAATCCAAACGACACCAAATCCTTATCCCAGACCCACATTCTTGGCGACCAATGCGCCACCACCACTGTCTCCTCTCTACCGGACGACCTCTTGCTGGAGTGCCTCTCGCGGGTCCCACCTTCTTCTCTGCCCTCCATTTCCGCCGTTTGCCCCAGGTGGGCCCGTCTCCTCGACTCCTCTCACTTCTTGGATCTCCGCCGTTCCTACCGCCTACTCCACCACTCTGTCTTCGCGGTCTCCGCCACCGACTCGGGCCTCTACGCCGCCAGTCTGCGCTTGCAGACCGATGCGCTCTGGAAGGTCGCCTTCTTCCTCCCCGACAACGCCGTTTCTCTCGGGAACTTCCATGGGTTGCTCTTCCACGCTCGCCTGTCCGCGGTGGGTCCTAAGATTTTTATCATCGGTCGGAACGCGATGGTGCGTTACGACACTTGGTCCGGAACGGTGGTTCCGAGATCGGCGATGATCTTCCCGAGGAAGAAGTTCGCCGCCGCCGTGGTTTCCGGCAAGATCTACGCTGCCGGAGGGGGTCCGAACGCGGTGGAGGAGTACGATCCTGGATCCGACACGTGGCGCGTGGTCGCCAACGCTCCGAGGAGGCGGTACGGCTGCATCGGAGCCTCGGTGGACGGGGTGTTCTACGTGATCGGGGGGCTCAAGATCGGCGCATCGGGGAACGAGCCCTCACGCACCACTGCCAACACGGAGGCCCACGTGTACGCGAGCTCAATGGATTTGTACGACGTGGAGGCGCGTGGGTGGCTGAGAAGCCGAGCCGTACCCGGAGGCGGCTGCGCAGTGGCGGCTTGCGCCGCTGCCGGACACGTGTACGTCCTCGCCAGCCACGCCGTGGAGCTATCGTTTTGGAGATTCGACGCGCGAAGAAAAAGCATTGGTAATATCAACGCTAACAGTAACAATAGCAGTAGCAGTGGCAATAGTGGGTTTGGGGAGTGGTGTAGGTTAAAGAGCCCTCCACTACCGGCGCAAGTTAGACTAGACAGCACCGTTAGGTTCAGTTGCGTGGGGGTGGGCGAGAAGGTAGTGTTGGTGCAAGTCACCGGTTGCATTGACGACTTGTTGCGGCGGAGTGGGAGGAGTTCGAGGGGTCTGAGAGAAGGGCTTGTGTTGGTCTATGACTCCTCTGGCGGAGAGTGGAGCAGAGCGGCGGATCTGCCGGAGGTGATTCGACGCGCCGCCTGTGTGTCTGTGGAGTGCTGA